From Burkholderiales bacterium, a single genomic window includes:
- a CDS encoding HAMP domain-containing protein produces MVAASAALGGSALYLWRQASEESLRINAMIEQVQEMRGNLYRQVKEVFDAVFLDDDAAIVQYREYEQRIDAGFATLQKIAREPEQDAVAGLADAYREVKAEADGLLASDAELPSAARRKLFDTDLELGAFGAYELAFERIERLVNAQKAQSRSRLTILNRLAPLLLALPILLAIGLFIYSRLFLQRAIVRPLLAAQSATTMISRCDLAQHVPERGAAELVMLAQSVNHMAADLADSRAALLRAEKQSTLAALVPVVAHNIRNPLASIRATAQVLGDPALSAELRDGLHDIIATADRLDRWTHALLSYLNSLQPQRTACKLPELLDDVLQLLRARLIEKNISVERQGWSNAPGALLDTQLMDRLCMAC; encoded by the coding sequence TTGGTCGCCGCCAGTGCCGCGCTCGGCGGCAGCGCCTTGTATCTTTGGCGGCAGGCAAGTGAAGAATCGCTGCGCATCAATGCGATGATCGAACAGGTCCAGGAAATGCGCGGCAACCTGTATCGCCAGGTCAAAGAAGTGTTCGACGCCGTATTTCTCGACGATGACGCGGCGATCGTGCAATACCGCGAATATGAACAGCGCATAGACGCAGGTTTTGCCACCCTCCAGAAAATCGCCCGGGAGCCGGAGCAGGACGCGGTTGCCGGCCTCGCCGACGCTTACCGGGAGGTCAAAGCGGAAGCCGATGGCTTGCTCGCCTCGGACGCGGAATTACCCTCGGCGGCGCGGCGGAAATTGTTCGATACCGATCTCGAACTGGGGGCTTTCGGCGCGTATGAACTCGCGTTCGAGCGGATCGAGCGTCTGGTCAACGCGCAGAAAGCGCAATCGCGCAGTCGCCTGACGATATTGAACCGGCTGGCGCCGCTGCTACTTGCGCTGCCGATTCTGCTCGCTATCGGGCTGTTCATCTACTCGCGTCTGTTTCTGCAACGCGCGATCGTACGCCCGCTGCTGGCGGCGCAAAGTGCGACGACCATGATCAGCCGCTGCGATCTCGCCCAGCACGTGCCCGAACGCGGTGCGGCCGAACTCGTCATGCTCGCGCAATCGGTCAATCATATGGCCGCGGACCTGGCTGATAGCCGGGCGGCTCTGCTGCGCGCCGAGAAGCAGTCGACGCTTGCCGCGCTGGTGCCTGTTGTCGCGCACAATATCCGCAATCCGCTCGCCAGCATCCGCGCGACTGCCCAGGTTCTCGGCGATCCGGCGCTGTCCGCGGAACTGCGCGACGGCTTGCACGACATCATCGCCACCGCTGACCGCCTCGATCGCTGGACCCATGCTCTGCTCTCGTATCTGAACTCCTTGCAGCCGCAGCGCACGGCGTGCAAGTTGCCCGAGTTGCTCGACGACGTGCTGCAGCTTTTGCGCGCTCGTCTCATCGAGAAAAACATCAGCGTCGAACGCCAGGGCTGGAGCAATGCGCCGGGCGCCCTGCTCGATACG